The nucleotide window TGTAtcatgtcttctagaaactacgtTATAAtcgaaaaactatgtgaatttgtgtacaaatgtttcaagaagagagaagagatggaatatagcacaatgttccttttcttttactccatgttacctaatgcatttagcccatgttgggcatgaatatgcaataaagttcattgtcattgtcattattaaAGTTAGCCCTTAATAGTACCTAATGGTTAATTGCGCAACACTGGCTGCATGCTTGTATGTAtttgctaaggccacagcaagtaatttttatggatgacatcagcgcgctcattaattttcgcctgatttcgaaaaaaaaaacaagaaatttcattgccttccgacggtggtcaacatgccaaaaatgggcaaatatgtcgtaaacgttgacagtctaagatgtttcattgcatatgaatacccagtgtagttcctgcccatgctggtatgacaagctgttttctgactttgttctagttaattgagctgtatacacatcttcaagaacagtttaatgttgacagtctaaggtatttcgttgcatatgaatacccagtgtggttcctgctcatgatggtataataacaaactgttttctgcatttgttctagcaaggacattatagaaataatgggggggggggtctagttaattgagctgtatacacaaggcgtttcatcgcatatgaaaacccagtgtagttgcttcagatgatggtacaacaagctcttttcgacattttttgtagttagtctattgagatgtaaacacatctacaaggacatgtttactgtggaatcaaggaggttttatattatatatgaaacctcattggttgaatacaggaataaaagacctgttggtcatgatatcatatttcgtcgcctcaattcttgtttaacaagacttgtgatctcaaaatttgaaactataggaatcttgttttttttagcccaccttgtttttttttcgccctatctcattaattttggagtctgcggatgatgtcatccataaaatttacttgctgtagcctaaCGAATAAATACAAAAACAGTCCTATACGAGAATAAAGGTCTCTGCCAAATAAGTCACAGCTAAAATTTTGATACACAGAAAGAAAAAGCAAATATCAAAAGCAATCCGTTTTAAAATGAAGGATTTTGATCGGTACCGCATATCAATTAATTGATAAAAGCAATGTGCGAATGTTTGTGTACACCCATCTTGGAGTAATCAATAAAAAGAACGGTACTGTAATTCCAGTTTGTTCATTGGCGGTAGAATAGCGCCACCTACCGAATTTCCAACGAAGTACCCGTCGGAGCTCGCCAGTTTCTCGAAGTGTACCATAGCAGGTCGAATGGTGTTTTCAGCAaattccttcttcttctcttcctttAAGAAATGTaccaaataaattcaaattaaaAGTCACCCATTGGAAGGTTTACTTTGTTCGGACAATCTAAGAAAGAAGCACgcatacacagacatacatgcaTAGACACGTAcatatacacacgcacacacaaagacacgcatgtacaaacacaaagacacataAAGAatcatgcatacacacacaaagacatacacacaggcacacacacacacgcacacaaagacacgcatgtacaaacacacacacacaaagaattatgcacacacacacaaagacacaggcacaaacaaacacaaaacacacacagagacatgtacaaacacacacacggtcacacacagaaacagacacacacacgcacacacatatatgGTACACGGTGTCACACACAAATTGTGCCTCCTCAAAAGCGTGACCCCTGGTATGACATATTGCTCACCTTCTTACTCTCGTCcttttctttgaatatttcattcatCTTGGTCCCAAGGTCCTCCACGCCGTCCACAATCATATCCGCCCTGGCCTGCTCCAGGTCTGTCTGTCCGGCCATACCTGCAGATCAAGAGAACTTTACGTATACTTTACATCGATCTCTAAACCTTATCGTAtcattcctgtgttactccgcgtgtatacactaaaagagtccgttgcccaaaaaatgaacggctgcttgaacgtgtgtctatatcggttgGAAATTCCCTTATAGCCAGCCTGACTGATCTCGAGCGTCAAACTgataaaagcttgtttgtaactgaagaaattagcaggtaaagttcggcagccgcgcacGAGGTTGGACGTGCACAGCCTGGCATTGTAGGTTATGCGGTCCTTTGAGCTGGAAAAGTGCCTTTTgggggggtgtagctaagtgcagtttgtaattgctataaaaagagatgtaatgtagtgaaactgttgtcattttttttttatctagggtaaatgtgctcaacatgaaatgaataacattggagCATTTTCtttagcttcattacgaacgcgcccatgttaAACACGTGttataacatgtaacgttaagccTATGGGAcgaaaaaaaactcatgaatgagacaaTTTGTATTATCACTCATtaaagagtcattgcacgagaaaaccggGCAAAAACATGCAGAGGTCGGAAGATGGGGGCGGCCGAATTGGctcatattttgtacatgtgataGCTAATTCTTCGTTATGGAGTTCTGGGAATCCCCtcggagaccctcaaaaatcgagCAATTAATAGTTAACTATTGGCTACCCTGATAatcgaaataaagatatggacaTAATTTTTATATTTATATAACATATAGTATGACTTCTAGAGTATCACAGACCAAACGTTGAATTAAAGAGGGTGTATTTGGGGACTACCAGAAGATCTAACACGTACCGGCCTCCTTGGCGATCAGCCTCGCTATGGCCAGACTCTGACATATCATGGTCCCGTCAACCTCCAGCATAGGTAGCTGTCCCATCAGAGTTTCTGGGAGAAATCAgacaaaatgttgtaaaatcGCTTATGTTGTAAAAATGTTTATCAACAGTTCAAATTCCCATAACCCCCATAAGAGCCTCATATGTGTCTCCATAACCCCCATAAGAACCTCACACGTATTCGTCCTTGGTTTAAACATTTGATATCGCATGTTTGCATGCAAGCAGAGAGTTTGTAACTTTGGCAAATTCCCCTAGCAAGTTCGAAATTGTATCAGGACATTTCCGTTGCACCAGGGTAGTTCGGTTCCTAGCTTATCGGCAAAGTTTAGGGTTAAAGTTAAGATTAGGGGTAGAATTAAGATTAGGGATGAGTTAGTACTAGGGTTAGCGTTAGAATCATGCGTCCTATCGGCAGTGAAATGTCCTGGAAACAGTCCAAGGCCTTGTGCCGAATCGTCCAGATCAGCTATAGGGGCCAAACTGtccgtcatttttttttaatgctacGAAACCCTATTCTAGTAGTATGGTCAACTAGGTAAAACGGTATCTAGAATGCTACATAAAAACTCGGTATACTTGGCTTGAACTCCCCCCAGGCCTCGGCTGTGGGCGGTATGCGGTGATCCTTGTACTTGATCCCGCCTGCCGCGAACAGCAGCCTGGCGATCTCCCCGCGGCCCCTGCCGTCAAAGTAGATCAGCTTATAGCTCGGCATACTGCTCCAATGTGCTACTGTAAAGTTGTCTTTGAGTAGTAAGTGCGCAATCCGTCGTATAAGTCTTAATAAGGACAGGTTTTAACTGTAGACTGGTAGACTATCTTCTTAGTCTTTGTGACCAGTTGAACCGCTACGCGTCAGTTCGCGGAAGGATGTAAGAAAATATGGGTTAGAGTTCAAAGTTCGTAACCTTTGGCGACGACGTTGTATATGTGTAGTTGTGAGTAGGGGGGGGTCAAGCCCATTCCCTCTCTGTATTGCATCCTATGCATTAAGAGGAAAAAATAGGGCATTATTTATCACCTTTTGATATTTCTGGTCACAAAAGCTCCCCTTCATGTTGTAGTCTGGTTCTTAAAATGTACCTATAGGCCGTATCGCTAATTTCTATACGGCGATTCAAAAGCTACAGCCTGTGTTGTAAACAAAGTCAAACTTTGACCCCCGGTTCAGGTCGATACCAACCCAGCCCAGTGGGGGTAGGCTCTCAAAAGTATCCACTATCAACACGGAATATGTACAAAATTCCcatttttttgcaaaaacattTACTAAAAACCCTGCACTATACCACCCACCATCAAAATGCCAAACTTCACGCCTTCATGGAGTTAGCTCTGTAGAGGTCATTTTTTCTTGAAGGTGACATGAACCATATACATGCATTTATAGTGCGTATAGCTAGCTCTATAGAGATTAATCATTTTCGTTATTTTTCTTCAatgtgacgtgaaccatgtatgCGAAGTCGGCTACTGCGAAGGCGCGACAACTTTTCAACCTgtcaactccaagcagatgttgggaagattgaaatactagtagcttaCATTTCTCGttatgtaatttaccaacttTCTTGCTAGTAAAATTACAGATGCTTTCGTAATGTCCTCAAGCAAATTGATTGACCtgcgtacaagtatatgaataaattaACATATCAACCTATCATTTACTACACTTCTGGTTCTAAGGTcctaacattctttgatgtatttacctatttgtaaaAAGGAAGGATTATCTCCCGAAAGAATGCCATAATTGAATCTAtttatagaatggaatgtattgAATTCTTTTGAGCATGCCGACAGAGGTAAACGACACTGTGCGTTTGTCTTCACATCGTGAACAATCCACGATGAAGTGACGTCCATCTTTAAACGCATTTGTACAGAATAGACCAATGAGACTGGGAACTGGATATTTTTATGACACCTTACGTTTTCTACATTTGATTTATGACTACAGATTTCAATATTTGTGACAGATCTACGAATTTGAAAATGATGTATGTTCGAAAGGTCATTTTGTAGTCATATATGTATCGTAACTTGAGCTACTAGGTGGCAAAAGCAATCACAACCTAGTCAAAGGGGGGCACAAGAAAGGTTTATATGTAGAgattaaaatgaaaataattgaaGTCTGTTTAGTTTGATAAATCCCGTCAGACGTTTAATCATTTGCCCCTTGCTATCATCGGCGTGTTATAAATGTGTGAATTGTATGAAATAATCACCATTATTCATTCTGTTAAAGATTCTTCAAaacctttatttttcaaatctccATTTACTTTCACTGTCATCAGGGCAACGAAAATGGCGGGGAAGAGTTTTAAGAAATGTTCATCCTTTTTGGC belongs to Branchiostoma lanceolatum isolate klBraLanc5 chromosome 15, klBraLanc5.hap2, whole genome shotgun sequence and includes:
- the LOC136420867 gene encoding glutathione S-transferase 1-like, which produces MAGQTDLEQARADMIVDGVEDLGTKMNEIFKEKDESKKEEKKKEFAENTIRPAMVHFEKLASSDGYFVGNSLTWADVAFYSKMLFLGGEIGDDPLKGHVNLNKVRDNVTSNPGIAKWVKERPETPW